In Monodelphis domestica isolate mMonDom1 chromosome 3, mMonDom1.pri, whole genome shotgun sequence, the following proteins share a genomic window:
- the monDomV1R1218 gene encoding vomeronasal 1 receptor monDomV1R1218, with translation MFPSNICLGIIFLSETGIGILANIFLLSLHILKVLANHKMRPINLIFTQLILANVTMLASKGIPQTLLVWGWNNFLDEVGCKIMFSLCKISQGLSISFTCLLCTFQAITISPNDCRWAEYKARASEYIAPTCLLFWSLNLLIEIPVPVTVRSQRISTNITHRMNIMSCSFGRFLKIYLIMTTLRNVLFVGLMVWTSGYMVLLLYRHHQLVQNMRSTSLSPRASPEVRATKNILVLVIFFVCCYLFNSMFVLCFHYGGQRGVWLLPTSAFMSLSFPMLSPFVLIPQDHHPCCVFWTRKQHNPPY, from the coding sequence ATGTTTCCAAGCAATATATGCCTTGGGATTATTTTCCTCTCTGAGACTGGAATTGGGATCTTGGCAAATATCTTCCTCTTGtctcttcatattttaaaagtccTTGCTAATCACAAGATGAGACCCATAAACCTGATTTTTACCCAGTTGATCTTGGCCAATGTCACCATGCTTGCTAGTAAGGGTATCCCACAAACATTGTTGGTTTGGGGGTGGAACAATTTCCTGGATGAAGTTGGGTGTAAAATTATGTTTTCCCTTTGCAAAATAAGTCAAggactttctatttcctttaccTGCCTCCTTTGTACCTTTCAAGCAATCACCATTAGTCCCAATGACTGCAGGTGGGCAGAGTACAAAGCCCGAGCCTCGGAGTATATTGCTCCCACTTGTCTCTTATTTTGGAGCCTCAATCTTTTGATAGAAATTCCTGTTCCAGTAACTGTAAGAAGCCAAAGGATCAGCACCAACATTACACATAGGATGAATATCATGTCTTGttcttttggaaggtttctgaAGATTTATTTGATCATGACCACTCTCAGAAATGTGCTCTTTGTAGGACTCATGGTCTGGACCAGTGGCTACATGGTACTTCTTCTGTATAGACACCACCAACTGGTTCAGAACATGCGTAGCACCAGCCTCTCTCCCAGAGCCTCCCCAGAGGTCAGAGCAACCAAGAACATCCTGGTGCTTGTAATCTTCTTTGTCTGCTGTTATTTATTTAACTCCATGTTTGTGCTTTGTTTCCATTATGGAGGTCAAAGAGGTGTCTGGCTGCTGCCCACTTCTGCTtttatgtctctctcttttccaatgcttAGCCCTTTTGTTTTGATTCCCCAAGACCATCATCCTTGCTGTGTTTTCTGGACAAGGAAACAACACAATCCTCCTTACTGA